TCCAAGCCGAATTATTTCCATTAATTACAACGGGCTGCTTCCTATCGTTTAAGAGGTCCTCTATCCATTTAACGACAGTGTGATGTATTCCATATGATTTTAGTTTTTTAAGTAATCTTTTGTGTGGTACGGTATCAAACGCCTTCTGAAAATCGGTATAGATACAATCAATAGAATTTCCATTATCTAGTGCTCTGGTCCATTGGTCTAGAACTGTAACGAGTTGAAGAGTTGTTGATCTTCCCGATATAAAACCATATTGCTTGTTACTGAACAAGGAGTTGGCTTTCATATGATTTACCAAGTGTTGCCGAACAAGCGTTTCCATTATTTTGCACACAACTGACGTAAGACTGACGGGCCTGTAATTTCCAGCGAGTGATTTGTTCCCTTTTTTGTAGATTGCACATACATGCGCCTCTTTCCATCCTATTGGTACCATTCCCGTTTCTTTAGACTGATTATATAGTATTGTTAATGACAGTGCAATTGTATTTGCTAATTCCTTGAGAAGTCGTGGGTGTACTCCGTCTGGTCCCGGGAATTTATTAACATTGCGATTTAATAATGCTTTCTGTGTTTCttcatttgtaaatatcaaGTTTCCCATCTCTGTTCTGATACTCTTGGCTAATTCACACTCTAATTTCTTAcgtaaaaacaaaattactaaCATAAGCaaatatcgatggcctaagttgaggttacaataccaaacaaatgcaagattttctGCGTAAACTATGTTagcagtgaagattcatttcgctgttttgtcgtcttgCGCAATGATAGTCAACTAAAGCTCggtaaatacaaaatgtaggtTCCTATAGTCTCGAGAGAGAGGTCGACATTTTAAAATCCTTCTATTTCTTCAGTGGATGGGTGGTGTACGTTTTGAACTGGTCTGGAATTTTACGGTCACTTTAGTAGGATCCTTCCTAGCAAACGCCTGATTGGTCTTGTTTCGTGTGTCATTTCTTTACTAcataggattttttttatttatttatttttttattttttttttattttttagtattAAATCAAATGAGGCACATGttcataaagatatatatttttagtcCTTTCAGTAATAAACGTCACTAAAACCACTTTATTTATCGCTTATATTGAGAAAATAATATCCCTCTATCACTGTAGATGGACACAGTTATAGTAAATTTACAAATAGGAATTGTTCCACTCAAAAGCATGCTTCTACATTGATGTATGCATAAATGCTAATCATCACACGTAACACAGGCAGGATAAGTCTATGTTGCCATTGTTTATATTGGATTTGTCATTgttgaatgcacattggtaGAGAAACCCGATCTCATATACAAAGGCAAACAATCtggtttatattaaaaatacatttattaactaagaattcaattcaatttcaattcaatttctttattagtTTAAGCTTTACAACTTATTACTggtatataaaaacacaattcagttatcatattatgtaatagtGTAACATGTAAACGCTCATACACTAATACTACATtgcacattcacacacacatacacacacccaTTTTAACACGTACGGACGTACGCACGCACACACGCACCCTCACACACACGCACGCACGCACACACGCGCACCCTTACACGCCTTCTCATACATATACAGTCTCACACTCTCTCACTCATCCATATACAGCATCATGGCTTATTCTCTCTAGTTTCTAAttcttaattaataattatcaatGTACATGTCTGAATGAATTGTCTTCTACGAAAATCATTTAATTGGTAGGAGAGTGAAAAGGACTGTTCACTTAAACAATTATAACAGCAATCGCAAATTAAAGTTACAAACTTTAAGATAGTATTTAATCTAAACATTTTCCCGGCGCTTAAATgctaagtgtaaatatttgccAAGATTATGAAGTTCTTCGACATTATTCACGGATAATAATTGAACAAGTTTAAAAACACTAGATTTTCGCAAGTAgtattgtttaatatattttttccgaatatctgaataaaatggacatcttaatataaaatgaaactcgTCTTCCACTTCGGTTTTGTTACAAAAAGTACATGTTCTATTTTCTCTCGGAGTGTTGATATATCTTCcgctttcaatttttagatTATGTGATGACATTCTTATTCTAGAAATACACTTCTTATATCGTTGTTCAATAGGTTTCTTAAGATGATACTGTAGATCAAAATTGTCTACTAAATGCTGATATAAAAAGCCCCTAGAGGAATTACTGATATCACTTGTCAGGTCttgaaaatatataagataaaatttgttttcaatcatcTTGTATATTGTTTTCCCATCTAAATAACTATTATAAAGGTATCCTAAGCCTAACCTATCTAATtctgattttatatttacaatccAATTGTCGTTGCTAGACTGTCTATTTTCGTAACAGGCTTTCAGAATGCAGTTTTCAGTGTTTTTGACTTTAAcccaatatttcaaaatttttaattttcttttattttgtaatgataatctTCCTAGTTCACAATACACCATATCATGACAAGTCTTTTTACCTACACctaaaatattttgcaaaagtTCGAGTGTACCCTCTCGACATCTTGTGCCTTGTGAAATTCCCATATTTCACTAGCATAGCCTAAAACACTGGCAACGTATGTATCAAAAACTGAGCACAATGTCTCTgcattgaaataattatttttcattttattcatgATTCTGAAATAAGCCTTCCTTCCCTTTTCGGCTACATGCTTTtgtgttttattaaatttacCATTGAAATTAAACAGCATTCCAAGGTAATTAAATTCATTTACAATTTCGATTTCGTTATTGTTGTAAAACCATTTCTCATTTTCTCTAACATGACCACCATTtctaaaaatcataattttcgTTTTTTGAATATTAAGTGTAAGCTTCCATTTATCATTGTACTTCTGCAATGCATCTAACAATGATCGCAGGGCACTTGGCGATTCGGCTAACAAAACAGAATCATCCGCGTACATTAGTAAAAATATAGTAATCATGCGTAATTCAATTGATGGACAGTTTTCATTTATGAAGTTAATTtcacaatcatttacaaaaagaCTGTACAAAATTGGTGACAATATTTCGCCTTGAAAGAGTCCGATTCTATTAGGGAAATAATCTGAAACATGACCTTCGTATCTAACACATGATTTGACATTATCATACAgcgattttataatttttagtAGTTTTCCTTGTATTCCCTGTTTAATTAATTTGCTCCAAAGGTGACTTCTATCAATCAAATCGAAAGCTTTTTTATAATCTACAAAACAGCAATACagacgatttttattttttaaagctCTATTAATTAATGATTGGAGAACAAAGATTGCATCCACTGTTGAACAACCTTCTTTAAAACCGAACTGTGCGTCagtaatgacgttattttctttATCCCAATTTAAAAGTCGTCTATTTAAAATAGATGTAAATAGTTTACCCATACAGCTAACCAACGTGATACCTCTATAGTTACATGTTTTATTGACATCGCCATTTTTGTAAATAGGTATTATATTACCACGTGACCACATCTCTGGGAAAAATCCAGAGTcatatatttttgtgaataGGTTTGTTATATGAGGAATGAGAATGTCCTCAAAGTCTAAGAAAAGTTCATTTAAAATACCATCTTCCCCACAGCTTTTATTCCGATTGATATTTCGAATAGCGATGTGGACTTCGTCTTCTGTAATCGGtttatccaattcgtcgaagaCAGTGGATTCTACGTCATCGCCTAAGCGACCTTGGTTAACAATGCCATCGTTACCCCCTcctaacattttaaaatgttccaCAAAATCTTCCATATTGATATTTGACCGAGGTATTTGACTAGGCCCTTTTGAAAAATACTTATAAAAATGTTTCGGGTTAGATTTTCTTAAAGTTTCCATCATGTTACCTTCTTGAAGTTTGTATTTCCTTTTAAGTCTACATTCTAATTTCTTATATCGTTTTTTCTTATCAATAAGTGTTGAGTGATTTTCAATCgatttacatttattataatcTTTTAAAGCGTTTTTGTATTCGATGTAGTTCTTTTTACATTGATCTGAAAACCAGGGTTTGTCTTCTTTATCATTTCTGTATTTCCTTTGCCCATCATTTGGCAAAACTTTTACAGATTTTACGTCACAATTTGGCAAGACGACTTCACTAATCATACCAGAAAAGATGTCAATACAGTTATCAACATCCTCTTTAGAGTTAAAAGACATATTACAAACTTCATGTAAATTTGCTACTTAACAAACCATCTGCTATAACGTGATTATTTTCAATGTTCCATTTGATATTTCTGAAAACTTTCCCAGAATAGGGTTTAACATTATCTTTTGCAACAGTATCTTTACCAACTGAAAGACTGCAATCAATCTTAAAAGAGATTGGAGAATGATCTGACAAAGTATTAAATTCACCTGAGGTAAACGATCGTATGGACGACATACATCCACAATCTACTAGTAGGTAATCAATTAGACTTGCTCCATTAGtggtaaaaaaatgtaaaatttcctTGTTTATCATCCTGATGGCGGCCATTTACAATGCGCATGCCCGCAGACTTACATAAGGCGATCAGTTTTCTACCAAATGAGTTTATAGTTTTGTCCATATTGTTACGCTCTtctatatcattatcattatcgtAGTTCAAATTGTTTGTATTTTCTAACCTACCTAATCCGTCATTAACAATATAATCTGTTCGCAAACCCGTTCGGGCGTTAAGATCACCCATAACAAAAACGTTACCATTTGTTTTGTAACTCGCTATAGACTCTTCAAGTTGATGGAATAGATCTATTTCCCGATTCTGATAAAAAACACTGTTTTCTGGAGGGAAGTAGCAAAAACATAGGTAAAATGGCTCAGGTAAGGCTTTGAATTTTAACCAAAAAATACAATCATTCAATTTTTCGACAATCTGTATGTTTGgacaatatttgattttatagaaaataaccACACCGCCTCCTTTACCCGTGGTTCTTggaaaaatatgagaaaaataacCAGGTAATGAGATGTCATCATTGCTGGAAATCCAGCATTCagataaacaaataatatcatgCTTATACACAATTTTAAGAAAATCATTATCTTTCAATTTGTAACTGAGTCCTTTACCAATGTTCCATGAAAGGATTGATAACTCATCACTCTCCTCTGGATCCTATCTGTTGTCTTGTTGTCCGTGTGTGTGACGCCGTTGGTGCCATGGCCTTTGATTTCCTCTGTCAATGTTTTGCTCCGGGTATGTTGCATGGTTATGATTCTGGTGACTATGCAATACTTTCCTAGGCGAAACATGGCCATTCTGTCTGTCCGATGCCACATGCCGATTGTTTGAGGGAAGGGGTTGCTTACTTCCATTTCCGGTGGAAGTAGTGGGCCTGTCGTTTCCAGAtctgtttgttgttgtgtatgTCTTGTTAAGTTGTGAGTAATTGGTGCTGAGTCCTTCGTGGCCATTTTCGGGCGGATGATGTTCAATGTACTGTCTACCATTGATGTATAGCCTATCCCGGACTAGCTTTGCGTCGTTGCCGGCCTGCTTATTATGTTTGAGTACCGGGTACAATTTTTTCCTCCTTTCCTCAATTTCACCAGGATACTGTTCATGGATACCAAAACTCGTGCCTTTGAGCCGAAATGACTGGCTTTTCACATACTGTAGGTCCTGTTGGTATATGAACCTGGCCACTATTGGTCGCGGTTTCCCATTTGCACTTCTGCCAAATCTATGTACGTTAGCGAACTCGATTCTTTCCTGTATTCCAAGTTCAACGTAGATAAAGTCTCTGAGGAGAGACATGGTATTTTCATTACGAGATTCACCAGCTAACCCTGTAAATACTAGGTTGTATTTCATGGACCTACATTGAAGATCTAAAATGGTTTGCTTCATTTCATCCCGTTCCCTTTTGAATGCGTCCACGTCCTTACCAAGGTTATAAATGGTTGTCTCGTGATCTCTTTAAAGACGTcgcgcacaatgttcggtcacttttatgtaacgttattgaatgtaaaagacgtcattatcttataacatgacgagcgcaattgacgtcatttccgacattcggcaaacctgcaagacaaagaaaaaacgcaatttttcgaatacttttttgaattttcagtagagatttcgcacacgtatatttgagcaaaaacgtatttttttattctgaatagaaaacatactccctaatataaagtcatttttcaacgtcgtGAACTTGCGTGACAGAACAGTCAatctaaaaatttcattttgtgtcatttctgcaagacaaaggttttgttcgataaataaagtagaacgacgtcgcagtctatattttctgacgtgttattaaaatagaagaaaaacgtATTTTTGTATTAACAATTCATGTATCTATCTCATGTATTAGTACCGTTTTGTActgtgtatatttgtgttttttcacttttttatcttttctcttcggatctgtcgatcggcaagtctacaaacaaagtccaccattttgaagtatgacgtcacatttcaTTATAACGAAATGACATCATGATAGTTCGTTTTCGGGGAATCTCTTTGTCAAATTTTACCGCCAtgtggtgttcagtatgaccacagTGACACTTTAACTGAAACCGCATACAGGTGCGTGTTACATCTGTCGCGCCAAAAAACGTCATATTCtcaacaaaaacacatcaatagaaaaataaatattataaatattttgataaaaagcctcccgtaattgaataaatatatcctttctgtttttcaattaaaaaaaatagtattgcgcttatattattttactgttcaacgctttttccaatgaaattccggcgtgacgtaaaagtgaccgaacattgtgcgttATGTATAATCGTTTCTAAGAGTTCAGTATTATCGCCTCCATTGGTGCTTATCTCCTCCAGCTTGCCTGACACGAAATTACATGTTGCTTCAAACTCATTGCACCTTTGCTCAGTGTCTCTTACTCTCTTTTCCACTTCAGTAACTCTAGTTGTCAAACGAGAAAGATGTTGTTCTATTGCATCCAACTTATTtaacttttgaattttttcaagTATGAAGTCAAGTTTTCGACTTGTTTCTGCGTGTTGATTCTCGCTTAGAATGACATCCGCACTTTTTGTTTCAATGTCTTTCCCACATGCTGCCCTTGCTGGGTTAGGTGTTGACGTTACCGGAGTGTTCGTTGGCTTAGGCGGGCTTCCATACAGCACACCACTTACAGCATTTAATATACTGCTTACTGTACTTGTCGAGTTATTACTACTCCCAGTAGAATCACCGTCGTCTGTATCTTTCTTCTTTCGCTTCTTACTTTTACTCTTTGTCATAGTTAGTCAGATACAATAACTCACTGTTTATTCACACAAAATAATCACCAAGTGGTTGGGTAAGGTGCGCGTCAATAGAGCGTGACGAATTCTCTGTCGTGACACGTGCGCAAAAACCTTGTGTCAGTACATGCGAGAATAAAGGTCATAGTTCAAATTTTAGACATACAATAGATATAGCTTCAATATTTGCTTCACTAATATCTACTAACGCGCATAATTATGTGGTCCAACTGGGATATTAAATCATCACAGAAACGTGTATCCATCATGTAGCGCAGCGATTTCATAAAATATCGTGTAGAAATACCTTTGCTAGACCTTCTGAAAATGAGCTCGTCCGAACGAGACATCATAGGGCGCAGCCATCTTGTCAAtcttttttaaaaagaattgcTATGTTTTAATCTCGAGATAAACCTCAAACTGTACAGAACATATGCAGGCCTCGATTCAGTTCtttctttcaaatatttcaCAGTTTTCGGCTGATCTCTataaagttacataatatatatatgtatattatgttgtggaaaacttttattttatcattttttttggAGGGGTGGGGGGGTTAGTAACtcaaatttgtattaaaattgaACATCTcaaaaaatgcaaattttatgttgattaaagttgtattgctgctaatttcactgtaacgatatgtaacttttaacatttgatatttaaacattgacatgtaacttgatgatttagctccccaaaaacatatgtcggcctataacagagccgaaatctaggaatcatatattcctggttttgaataaagcgccttcaatcaccgccatgttcagtgacttcgggttttttcggattcctaatcgtatcacgtgactgacgttcgacacgacctgcacgtggtcagccaggtaactagcgtaagcacacatgtgtttgtttacgttttccttctggcctatatgagcaaatcatgctagtatatgtccacagattgagtatttgaaacatccaatttacacattaccgtaaaatgttgtgtgtatcaaatattgtaatgtgcgagcattattttctttgtagatacagttggtagtagactaaaggttacacccttgtgcacacggagtgcacgaggtttagactacaggtagacacggagtgcacaaggtttagactacaggtagacacggagtgcacaagatttagactacaggtagacacggagtgcacaagatttagactacaggtagacacggagtgcactacgtgtgaacacggtgtccactacaggtggacatcgtgtccaggtacattgagacctagacagacaaggtgatgtgtacagttagggatcggggaagaataagttcttcaatttgaaataatacataattataatttttaagtgtttatttgtttttaattacaacatctacaatttaatgtacagtatatataactatataatacaatatttttttagtatacatgaataaaaccttttcactgcaaaagtaataaagattgatttatattcattaagtatatgtctttttaattttatatctgtagtttcca
This genomic window from Argopecten irradians isolate NY chromosome 11, Ai_NY, whole genome shotgun sequence contains:
- the LOC138334586 gene encoding putative uncharacterized protein DDB_G0279653 → MKYNLVFTGLAGESRNENTMSLLRDFIYVELGIQERIEFANVHRFGRSANGKPRPIVARFIYQQDLQYVKSQSFRLKGTSFGIHEQYPGEIEERRKKLYPVLKHNKQAGNDAKLVRDRLYINGRQYIEHHPPENGHEGLSTNYSQLNKTYTTTNRSGNDRPTTSTGNGSKQPLPSNNRHVASDRQNGHVSPRKVLHSHQNHNHATYPEQNIDRGNQRPWHQRRHTHGQQDNR